In the genome of Leptospira fletcheri, one region contains:
- a CDS encoding response regulator, translating to MARILVVDDAKFMRTMVKDALVAGGHEIVGEAENGNIAVDQYKAIKPDLVTMDITMREKDGIEAAQEIFKIDPKARIIMVTALGQEELLAKAIKMGVKDFVVKPFSPERLQQAADKALSS from the coding sequence ATGGCCAGAATTCTCGTAGTGGACGATGCAAAGTTTATGAGGACCATGGTGAAAGACGCCTTGGTAGCGGGAGGCCACGAGATCGTAGGCGAGGCTGAAAACGGCAATATCGCCGTCGATCAGTACAAAGCGATCAAACCGGATCTCGTTACTATGGATATCACCATGAGGGAAAAGGACGGAATCGAAGCCGCCCAGGAAATTTTCAAAATCGATCCGAAGGCTCGGATCATCATGGTGACTGCGCTCGGACAGGAGGAGCTTCTCGCAAAAGCGATCAAGATGGGCGTAAAGGATTTCGTGGTAAAACCTTTCTCACCGGAAAGATTGCAGCAAGCGGCGGACAAAGCTCTAAGTTCGTAA
- a CDS encoding segregation and condensation protein A: MEREDGGKTFVVQWNNAEGGITEGPLSLLWSLIESYKIDIFEVSLSRITEDFLRFLKISESIQIDFGAEYALMAANLVYLKSKALLPDPGFEEEDYDPPLPPELVEKLLEHKKFQLTAQKLSEIDKVQSSVFARETNQVIDEEENWLDLSLLDLISAFNTILEKREEEGEIPALLTAPHRYSVEEKMETISALLVQRSDISFEELFSSVQPEKAEVVAVFLAMLELCKQRILAIRQHKTFGEIRIFLVGEPWNAKNPA; encoded by the coding sequence ATGGAAAGGGAGGATGGTGGAAAGACCTTCGTGGTCCAATGGAATAACGCGGAGGGGGGAATCACGGAGGGGCCTTTAAGTTTACTCTGGTCTCTCATAGAAAGTTACAAGATAGATATATTCGAAGTTTCCTTGTCCCGCATTACGGAGGACTTTCTCCGTTTTTTGAAAATTTCCGAAAGTATCCAGATCGATTTCGGCGCGGAGTACGCGCTGATGGCCGCCAACCTAGTATATTTAAAATCCAAAGCGCTTCTTCCGGATCCCGGTTTCGAGGAGGAAGACTACGATCCTCCTCTGCCTCCGGAGCTCGTGGAGAAGTTATTGGAGCATAAGAAATTCCAACTCACGGCGCAAAAACTGTCTGAAATCGATAAGGTCCAATCCAGCGTTTTTGCCAGAGAAACCAACCAAGTGATCGATGAGGAAGAAAATTGGTTGGATTTAAGTCTTCTGGACCTCATTTCCGCCTTCAATACGATCCTGGAAAAACGGGAGGAAGAAGGCGAGATTCCCGCTTTACTTACCGCGCCCCACCGGTATTCTGTCGAGGAAAAGATGGAGACGATCTCCGCTCTCCTCGTCCAAAGATCGGATATCTCTTTCGAGGAATTATTTTCGTCGGTTCAACCTGAGAAAGCCGAAGTTGTCGCCGTCTTTTTGGCAATGCTGGAACTCTGTAAACAGAGAATCCTAGCGATTCGCCAGCATAAAACCTTCGGCGAAATCCGTATTTTCTTGGTGGGAGAACCGTGGAACGCGAAAAATCCGGCTTAA
- the scpB gene encoding SMC-Scp complex subunit ScpB, producing the protein MEREKSGLKGLIEALLFLSGEPLKLASIAKSVECEKHEAREILDELILDYQERDGGFVLREIAGAYQFFTNEKFSEILAQLFKEKKRDQLSRSSLDTLAIIAYKQPITLSEIDDIRGVSSRAMVTSLISKKLVKPVGNKEVPGRPALYGTTKEFLLHFGLNKLSDLPAPVEVKELKFENLDDLIENEQE; encoded by the coding sequence GTGGAACGCGAAAAATCCGGCTTAAAAGGACTGATCGAGGCCCTTCTTTTCCTTTCCGGGGAACCGCTAAAACTGGCTAGCATCGCCAAATCGGTGGAATGCGAAAAACACGAAGCCAGGGAAATATTGGACGAACTGATTCTGGACTACCAGGAAAGGGACGGAGGTTTCGTTTTACGGGAAATCGCGGGCGCCTATCAGTTCTTCACGAACGAAAAATTCTCCGAGATTTTAGCGCAATTATTCAAAGAAAAGAAACGGGACCAGCTTTCCCGTTCCAGCCTGGACACTCTGGCGATTATCGCTTATAAGCAACCCATCACCCTATCCGAAATAGACGATATTCGGGGAGTTTCTTCTCGCGCGATGGTGACCTCTTTGATTTCCAAGAAGTTGGTCAAACCGGTGGGGAACAAGGAAGTCCCGGGCCGTCCGGCTTTGTACGGGACCACGAAGGAATTCCTTCTCCATTTCGGTTTGAATAAACTCTCCGATCTGCCGGCGCCTGTGGAAGTAAAGGAACTGAAATTCGAAAACCTGGACGATCTGATCGAAAATGAGCAAGAATAA
- the pheA gene encoding prephenate dehydratase produces the protein MSKNNDKLKEYRDKIDSLDKEIVRAIQARAEIASSIGEIKRENKEPIYRPDREKDVYEKILNINGGPLPDKVLLAIYREIMSGSFSVEKGLSVGYLGPEGSFSHQAVRARFGASVEASEFSSIPEVFRAVETDKADYGVVPVENSSEGLVNSTLDQFLVSDLNIYSEIYLRITLNLLGSEHDLQKIKTLYGIKIANAQCRNWIAANLAHVQISETPSTSRAASIVAEKKEGCAAIASTIAAEIYGLDVIRESIEDMPGNSTRFLIIGKNQCPPTGNDKTSIVFSVPDKPGSLYSVLKPFFDRGINLSKVETRPTRRTSWEYNFFIDFQGHRKDPIIEEVLGVLRENTIYLRILGSYPISPPSP, from the coding sequence ATGAGCAAGAATAACGATAAACTCAAGGAATACCGGGATAAGATAGATTCCTTGGACAAGGAAATCGTACGGGCCATCCAGGCCCGCGCGGAGATCGCGTCTTCCATCGGGGAGATAAAAAGGGAAAACAAAGAACCGATTTATCGTCCCGACAGAGAAAAGGATGTATATGAGAAAATTTTAAACATAAACGGCGGACCTCTGCCGGATAAAGTATTGCTCGCGATTTATCGCGAGATCATGTCCGGGTCCTTCTCCGTGGAAAAAGGACTTTCCGTGGGGTATTTAGGACCGGAAGGATCCTTTTCCCACCAGGCCGTCCGAGCCAGATTCGGAGCTTCCGTCGAAGCGAGCGAATTCTCTTCCATTCCGGAAGTTTTTCGCGCGGTGGAAACGGACAAGGCGGATTACGGAGTGGTTCCCGTGGAGAATTCCTCCGAAGGATTGGTCAACTCCACTTTGGACCAATTCCTAGTCTCCGATCTGAATATCTATTCGGAGATTTACCTGAGGATCACTTTGAACTTACTAGGGTCCGAACACGATCTGCAGAAGATCAAAACCTTGTACGGAATCAAAATCGCGAACGCACAATGTAGGAATTGGATCGCGGCGAACTTGGCTCATGTACAGATTTCGGAAACTCCTTCCACTTCCAGAGCGGCGAGTATTGTCGCGGAAAAAAAGGAAGGTTGCGCCGCCATCGCCTCCACCATCGCCGCCGAGATTTACGGCTTGGATGTGATCCGGGAATCCATCGAGGATATGCCGGGCAATTCCACCCGCTTCCTGATCATCGGAAAGAACCAATGTCCTCCGACGGGGAACGACAAGACTTCCATCGTTTTTTCCGTTCCGGATAAACCTGGCTCTTTGTATTCCGTACTCAAACCCTTCTTCGATCGTGGGATCAACCTTTCCAAGGTCGAGACTCGTCCGACAAGAAGAACTTCCTGGGAATACAATTTCTTCATCGATTTTCAAGGACACAGAAAGGATCCGATCATAGAGGAAGTCCTCGGTGTTCTTCGAGAAAATACAATCTATCTGAGGATATTGGGTTCTTATCCGATATCTCCGCCGAGCCCGTGA
- a CDS encoding prephenate dehydrogenase yields the protein MNLPFRNILIYGLGLMGASLSLALKKKGADAKVTGVVGSRKSKEKGISLGSADRILTSEEFGENPNWNDFDLIVFGVPVNTIVELIPSLPEDWPGLMTDMGSTKRDIVSAVESSHSSSHRYVSSHPMCGSEESGLEFANADLYEGRLCILTRPKGATEKAFSDLESFWRFLGMETVEIPALEHDRILSYVSHSPHIVASIMTDWVWENECVQKFTDRSPLPLTGGGFRDMTRIAGSNPKMWAPIFSSNRDEILSSLLDFRGHLDRIISELGPEKPLDLDHWKSFMEKSRDHRDGILKKKNDPKKL from the coding sequence GTGAATCTTCCGTTTCGAAACATTCTGATTTACGGCTTAGGTCTCATGGGCGCTTCGCTTTCTCTCGCACTGAAGAAGAAAGGGGCCGACGCGAAAGTGACGGGAGTGGTCGGTTCCCGAAAAAGCAAGGAAAAAGGAATCTCTCTCGGCTCTGCGGATCGGATCCTTACCTCGGAGGAGTTCGGAGAAAATCCGAATTGGAACGATTTCGATCTGATCGTATTCGGAGTTCCTGTCAACACCATCGTGGAACTCATTCCTTCTCTTCCCGAGGATTGGCCCGGATTGATGACGGACATGGGATCCACCAAACGGGACATCGTATCCGCAGTGGAATCTTCCCATTCCTCTTCGCATCGATACGTTTCTTCCCACCCTATGTGCGGTTCCGAGGAATCGGGATTGGAATTCGCGAATGCGGATCTTTATGAAGGTCGACTTTGTATCTTGACCCGCCCCAAGGGCGCGACCGAAAAAGCGTTTTCGGATCTAGAATCTTTCTGGAGATTTCTCGGCATGGAAACCGTGGAGATCCCCGCACTCGAGCACGACAGAATTCTATCCTACGTCTCGCATTCCCCTCATATCGTCGCATCGATTATGACGGATTGGGTTTGGGAAAACGAATGCGTTCAGAAGTTTACGGACCGTTCTCCCTTACCTCTAACTGGAGGAGGGTTTCGGGACATGACTCGGATCGCGGGTTCGAATCCTAAAATGTGGGCTCCGATTTTCTCCTCGAATCGGGACGAAATTCTCTCCTCTCTACTGGATTTTAGAGGTCATTTGGACCGGATCATTTCCGAGTTGGGACCGGAAAAGCCGCTCGACCTGGACCATTGGAAGTCCTTCATGGAAAAATCCCGGGACCACCGGGACGGAATCTTAAAGAAGAAGAATGATCCCAAGAAACTCTAG
- the aroA gene encoding 3-phosphoshikimate 1-carboxyvinyltransferase has protein sequence MIPRNSRSSGREIFVPGDKSLSHRSVLFSVLSKGTTYVSGFLEAEDPLNTMHAFSRMGLKVDKKGNGEYLFTSPGKSDLRSPSEDLDFGNAGTGIRLSAGLLCGIPGIRAILTGDASLRKRPMSRIMKPLAAMGASILGEGDKAPLKIEGRKLNPFSYKSPIASAQVKSCLMLAAMASETPLDYEEEILSRDHTENMFRYLGNRIEYENPTHFKISPPYRFEPAEFRVPGDISSAAFFLVLGLLLKEGSILVRNVGLNPSRTGILKALEAMGGRIRIHNRRVECGEPVGDLEAISSNLHFAEIPESWLPSLIDEVPILTIAGLFAEGGFKIRHAKELRAKESDRISAMVENLRSLGVEVWEYEDGYEFSEPTKNGISSELDSWLKGKGGNILTKMDHRIAMSFMILRAATGLPLDLDETSWIETSFPGFEKKMESVLL, from the coding sequence ATGATCCCAAGAAACTCTAGATCTTCCGGTAGAGAAATCTTTGTTCCGGGAGACAAATCCCTCTCCCACCGCTCCGTTTTGTTTTCCGTTTTGTCCAAAGGAACGACGTATGTTTCCGGATTTTTGGAAGCGGAGGATCCTCTGAATACCATGCATGCTTTTTCTCGAATGGGATTGAAAGTGGATAAGAAGGGGAACGGGGAATATCTTTTTACAAGTCCCGGAAAATCCGATTTGCGCTCTCCTTCGGAAGATTTGGATTTCGGAAACGCAGGCACGGGAATCCGACTTTCCGCAGGATTGCTCTGTGGAATTCCGGGGATCCGTGCGATCCTAACCGGAGACGCATCTTTGCGGAAACGACCCATGTCTCGGATCATGAAACCTTTAGCGGCCATGGGTGCTTCCATCTTGGGAGAGGGAGATAAGGCTCCTTTGAAAATCGAAGGAAGAAAGCTGAATCCCTTTTCCTACAAAAGTCCGATCGCTTCCGCACAAGTAAAATCCTGTCTGATGCTCGCGGCCATGGCCTCAGAAACGCCGTTGGATTACGAAGAGGAGATTCTTTCCCGAGACCATACCGAAAACATGTTTCGTTATTTGGGAAATCGGATCGAATACGAAAACCCTACGCACTTTAAGATCTCTCCGCCTTATCGTTTCGAACCGGCCGAATTCAGAGTACCGGGAGATATCTCTTCCGCAGCTTTTTTTCTTGTCCTAGGATTGTTGTTAAAGGAAGGCTCGATCCTGGTTCGGAACGTGGGACTGAATCCGTCTAGGACCGGAATTCTGAAGGCGCTGGAAGCGATGGGGGGAAGGATCCGAATCCACAACCGAAGAGTGGAGTGCGGAGAACCCGTAGGAGATTTGGAGGCGATTTCGTCTAACTTACATTTTGCGGAGATCCCGGAGAGTTGGCTGCCTTCTCTGATAGACGAGGTTCCCATCCTAACGATCGCCGGACTTTTTGCGGAAGGCGGATTTAAAATACGTCATGCAAAAGAACTCCGGGCAAAAGAATCGGATCGGATTTCAGCCATGGTGGAAAATCTGAGGTCTCTCGGTGTAGAAGTTTGGGAATACGAGGACGGCTATGAATTTTCGGAGCCGACGAAAAATGGAATTTCATCGGAATTGGATTCCTGGTTAAAAGGGAAGGGCGGGAATATCCTAACGAAGATGGACCATCGGATCGCGATGAGTTTTATGATTCTGAGAGCGGCGACGGGATTGCCTTTGGATCTGGACGAAACTTCCTGGATAGAGACTTCCTTTCCCGGCTTCGAAAAAAAAATGGAATCCGTCCTGCTATGA
- the cmk gene encoding (d)CMP kinase: protein MNDNVIALDGPAGSGKSTVARELATKLGYEYLDSGAFYRALTLYIFRKYEKENPSDHFQSWLEKNDPESLYSGAVVVCEFSKLGENRILLNGEDVSAEIRTPGITREIKHIASKGPYRDYVNVQLRNLALTHKLVMDGRDIGTAVFPDARYKFYLTASSRVRAERRHSQLKDQGIDSDLGEIEREIISRDRSDTEREIAPLKQAKDAILIDTDNLPKNSVIGKILECLDTAL, encoded by the coding sequence ATGAATGATAACGTAATCGCCTTAGACGGTCCCGCTGGTTCCGGAAAAAGCACTGTGGCCAGAGAGCTGGCGACCAAATTGGGATACGAGTATCTGGATTCGGGAGCTTTTTACCGGGCGCTTACCCTTTATATTTTTCGAAAATACGAGAAAGAAAATCCCTCGGATCATTTCCAAAGTTGGTTGGAAAAGAACGATCCCGAAAGTCTTTATTCGGGCGCGGTAGTCGTATGCGAATTTTCGAAACTGGGAGAGAATCGGATTTTATTAAACGGAGAAGACGTCTCAGCGGAGATTCGAACTCCGGGAATCACGAGAGAAATCAAACATATCGCAAGCAAGGGTCCATATCGGGATTACGTGAACGTGCAACTCAGAAATTTGGCTCTTACCCATAAATTGGTCATGGACGGTAGAGACATAGGTACGGCGGTTTTTCCGGACGCACGCTACAAATTTTACCTGACGGCATCTTCCAGAGTTCGGGCAGAGAGAAGGCATTCTCAATTAAAAGACCAAGGAATCGATTCGGATCTGGGAGAAATCGAAAGAGAGATCATTTCTCGAGACCGATCCGATACGGAGCGTGAAATCGCCCCTCTGAAACAGGCAAAAGACGCAATCCTCATTGACACAGATAACTTGCCAAAAAATAGTGTTATTGGTAAGATTCTTGAATGCCTGGACACGGCACTTTAG
- a CDS encoding 30S ribosomal protein S1, translating into MNSQQDKSTFAEVFKQWEEKKNDEAEVRKDQVVDGKVVSVDTDFVYVAIEGLKQEGRISRSEFDEKPELGSVVTALVKRKESTDSGCILSKKEADQRKGWEVVKDAFKNNYQVTGRLVNEIKGKGYIVNVEGSELFLPASQLSYKFGEGENYKGVELDFKIIEVNERTRSGVVSRKKLLDEVNNEKWDALVQKVKVGDKVQAVVSKIASFGVFCDLEGVVGLLRQKDISYKKFAPFKQYFTIGQEVELQVLEMDKENNKLALGLKQLYEDPWIWAQRSLEKEMVVRGTVTSLTNFGAFVELKEGLEGLIHTSELTWSKKPPHPKDLLKKGQEVEALILDIDFDNRRLSLGLKQLQPNPWDTLGPEVRVGNTLSGKITGITKYGAFVEVENGIEGLIHISDITWDEKQKNPTSLLKKGEEVKYVILDINFDAQRISCGLKQLQEHPYEALRNRYPVGCVVEGKIKSIVDFGMFVEIEPGFEGLVHISEIPGGKDVNLQETYKPGEIVKCAVVKIDSKNKKISLSIKDFDKALEREEMAKYLKTSDTPSRESLGSFINSSLK; encoded by the coding sequence ATGAATAGCCAACAAGACAAGTCCACTTTTGCAGAAGTCTTCAAACAGTGGGAAGAAAAGAAAAACGATGAAGCCGAGGTCCGGAAAGACCAGGTCGTAGACGGAAAAGTCGTTTCGGTTGATACCGATTTTGTCTATGTAGCTATCGAGGGATTGAAGCAGGAAGGTAGAATTTCTCGCTCAGAATTTGACGAAAAGCCCGAGTTGGGCAGTGTAGTGACCGCACTCGTAAAACGCAAAGAGTCCACCGATTCCGGATGCATACTTTCCAAAAAAGAAGCTGACCAGAGAAAAGGCTGGGAAGTTGTCAAAGACGCATTTAAAAATAATTACCAAGTAACCGGCCGGCTCGTAAACGAGATCAAAGGCAAAGGTTATATCGTAAATGTGGAAGGATCCGAATTGTTCCTTCCCGCTTCTCAACTTAGCTACAAGTTCGGAGAAGGAGAAAATTACAAAGGCGTCGAGCTGGATTTTAAGATCATCGAAGTCAACGAGCGGACTCGCTCGGGCGTTGTTTCCCGCAAAAAATTATTGGACGAAGTCAATAATGAGAAGTGGGACGCGCTGGTTCAAAAGGTCAAGGTCGGAGACAAGGTTCAGGCCGTGGTTTCCAAGATCGCGAGCTTCGGAGTCTTTTGCGATTTGGAAGGAGTCGTCGGACTCCTTCGCCAAAAGGATATCTCCTACAAAAAATTCGCACCGTTTAAGCAATATTTTACGATCGGCCAAGAAGTGGAACTCCAAGTCCTGGAAATGGATAAGGAGAACAACAAACTTGCCCTCGGCCTCAAGCAACTGTACGAAGATCCCTGGATCTGGGCACAACGCTCTTTGGAAAAAGAAATGGTCGTTCGCGGAACGGTTACTTCTCTTACCAATTTCGGTGCATTCGTAGAATTGAAAGAAGGTTTGGAAGGCTTGATTCATACTTCCGAATTGACCTGGTCCAAAAAACCTCCTCATCCGAAGGATCTTCTCAAAAAAGGACAGGAAGTCGAAGCTTTGATTCTGGACATCGATTTCGATAACAGAAGACTTTCTCTAGGCTTAAAACAACTGCAACCGAATCCTTGGGATACCTTAGGACCGGAAGTTCGCGTAGGAAATACCTTGTCCGGAAAGATCACCGGAATCACCAAATACGGTGCATTCGTAGAAGTGGAAAACGGGATCGAAGGTCTGATTCATATCAGCGATATCACCTGGGACGAAAAACAGAAAAACCCGACTTCTCTTTTGAAAAAAGGAGAGGAAGTCAAGTATGTGATTCTGGACATCAATTTCGACGCTCAAAGAATTTCCTGCGGATTGAAGCAATTGCAGGAGCATCCGTACGAAGCTTTACGGAACCGTTATCCTGTAGGCTGTGTGGTCGAAGGTAAGATCAAAAGCATCGTGGATTTCGGAATGTTCGTTGAGATAGAGCCGGGATTCGAAGGCTTGGTTCACATTTCGGAAATCCCCGGCGGAAAGGACGTCAATCTTCAGGAAACGTACAAACCCGGAGAGATCGTGAAGTGTGCCGTGGTTAAGATCGATTCCAAGAACAAGAAGATTTCCCTTTCCATTAAGGACTTCGACAAGGCGTTGGAAAGAGAAGAGATGGCGAAATATCTCAAAACCTCCGACACACCTTCCCGAGAAAGTCTGGGAAGTTTTATCAATTCCTCCCTGAAGTAA
- a CDS encoding tetratricopeptide repeat protein, translating to MKRFEQNSANSSVQVNVDPYADLKGAERAFTIFFAKVGEYRKQVLIGVAILLVTTVAVVGWNEYRADQFRKGTVAVEALEKKFLLNPSIDIAEKIKQYEELSSNYHSESLRIRISKTLGDLYARNGEFAKAGEKLEWAGKKIDELPEIKAYYFYIAGSYRESGGQFPQAESDFDTAVSLLNNRRNVSGFYAWSLYQSGRLKAKNGKKAEAKENLRKVLEQELSSPSDEYKSVRELATYLLVKLNQGS from the coding sequence ATGAAGAGGTTCGAGCAAAACTCCGCCAATTCCTCCGTGCAGGTGAATGTGGATCCGTACGCGGACCTGAAAGGCGCGGAGCGGGCCTTTACGATCTTTTTTGCCAAGGTCGGAGAATATCGCAAACAAGTTCTCATCGGGGTCGCGATTCTTCTTGTGACGACGGTTGCCGTAGTCGGTTGGAACGAATACAGGGCGGACCAATTCCGAAAGGGAACTGTGGCGGTAGAAGCGCTGGAAAAAAAATTTCTACTGAATCCGAGCATCGACATTGCTGAAAAAATCAAGCAGTACGAAGAGCTTTCTTCTAATTATCATTCCGAGTCCCTTCGAATCCGTATTTCCAAAACCTTAGGCGACTTGTATGCTCGTAACGGAGAGTTCGCAAAAGCGGGCGAAAAACTGGAGTGGGCGGGGAAGAAAATCGACGAACTCCCCGAAATCAAGGCGTATTATTTTTATATTGCGGGAAGTTACCGGGAAAGCGGCGGGCAATTCCCCCAAGCGGAATCCGATTTCGATACCGCTGTTTCTCTTTTGAACAACCGAAGAAATGTTTCCGGCTTTTATGCATGGAGTCTTTACCAATCGGGTAGATTGAAGGCCAAGAACGGTAAAAAAGCGGAGGCAAAAGAAAACCTGCGTAAAGTATTGGAGCAGGAACTTTCCTCTCCCTCGGATGAGTACAAATCAGTCCGAGAATTGGCCACGTATCTCCTAGTAAAGCTCAACCAAGGAAGTTGA
- the hisG gene encoding ATP phosphoribosyltransferase produces the protein MLTLALPKGRLAEESIELMVSKGWLEGKPDPDSKELIYRDPKGRVRILLVRSQDVATYVEQNAADAGIVGWDVLKEGGYDLLLPLDLGIGKCRLSVAAPNGWNLSSGKRKVRVATKYPNLAREFFLSKGISCEVIKLYGSIELAPLVGLSDCIVDLVSTGSTLRANHLKEIETILESTARLVFNRSSLYSKRQESGEFLDSFVAFEKRL, from the coding sequence ATGCTGACTCTGGCGCTTCCGAAAGGACGGCTTGCGGAGGAGAGTATAGAACTTATGGTCTCCAAAGGTTGGCTGGAAGGCAAACCTGATCCGGATTCTAAAGAACTAATTTATCGTGACCCGAAGGGAAGGGTGCGCATCCTACTCGTTCGTTCCCAGGATGTGGCGACTTACGTAGAACAGAATGCGGCGGATGCCGGTATCGTGGGTTGGGACGTGCTAAAGGAAGGGGGATACGATTTGCTACTTCCTTTGGACTTGGGGATCGGGAAATGCAGACTTTCCGTAGCCGCTCCTAACGGTTGGAATTTAAGTTCCGGAAAGAGAAAAGTGCGCGTAGCTACGAAATATCCGAATTTAGCACGTGAATTTTTTCTCTCCAAAGGGATTAGCTGCGAGGTGATCAAGCTCTACGGAAGTATCGAATTGGCCCCTTTGGTGGGTTTGTCCGACTGCATCGTAGATCTGGTATCCACAGGAAGCACTTTGCGAGCGAATCATCTGAAGGAAATTGAAACGATTTTAGAATCCACAGCCAGGCTCGTATTCAATCGGTCTTCCTTGTATTCTAAAAGACAGGAATCGGGAGAATTTCTGGATTCCTTCGTAGCTTTTGAAAAACGGTTGTGA
- the rpmF gene encoding 50S ribosomal protein L32 has protein sequence MAVPKRRKSKSKVRMKRAHHAIGKPNLVPCPNCNSFRPPHRICPVCGFYKDRVVLEPKARKSNEET, from the coding sequence ATGGCAGTTCCTAAGAGACGAAAATCCAAATCCAAAGTAAGGATGAAGCGCGCACACCACGCGATCGGTAAACCGAACCTGGTTCCTTGCCCGAACTGCAATTCTTTCCGCCCTCCTCACAGAATTTGTCCCGTATGCGGCTTTTACAAAGACCGCGTCGTTCTGGAGCCTAAAGCCAGGAAGTCGAACGAAGAGACCTAA
- the plsX gene encoding phosphate acyltransferase PlsX: MWVAVDGMSGDYGPDRIVEGVVAAVNEDKRNVVLVGKEEEISEILLKYEYDPERIRIVHAGEIIEMNDSPSIAVRAMQDSSVVQSAQLVADKTCVGMFSPGNTGATMAASLLYLGRIPGVLRPPIAAPIPREKGPPALLIDAGANVDCKPEYLAQFAVMGEIYSKMIFEIERPKVGLLSNGEEDKKGNSVTLKAFELLRKLPIEFVGNVEGRDLYGGGRDVDVVVCDGFIGNIVLKATEGLSKSIFNVLRESIAQSSLAQTGALLLKPTFTAIKKRLDYAEYGGALLLGVDGICLIGHGSSSAHAVRSAIRVVTECAERNVNWRITESIKEYGIG, from the coding sequence ATGTGGGTCGCCGTCGACGGAATGAGCGGCGATTACGGTCCGGATCGGATCGTGGAAGGTGTCGTCGCAGCCGTTAACGAAGACAAACGAAACGTCGTTCTTGTCGGCAAAGAGGAAGAAATCAGCGAAATTCTTCTGAAATACGAGTACGATCCCGAACGTATACGTATCGTTCATGCCGGGGAAATCATAGAAATGAATGATTCCCCTTCGATCGCCGTAAGAGCGATGCAGGATTCTTCTGTGGTCCAATCGGCTCAACTAGTAGCGGACAAAACTTGTGTAGGAATGTTTTCTCCGGGAAATACCGGGGCAACGATGGCGGCTTCTCTCCTGTATTTAGGAAGAATTCCCGGCGTTCTTAGACCTCCGATCGCCGCTCCGATTCCGAGAGAAAAAGGCCCCCCCGCTCTTTTGATCGATGCAGGCGCAAACGTGGATTGCAAACCGGAATATCTGGCACAGTTCGCGGTCATGGGGGAAATCTATTCCAAAATGATTTTCGAGATCGAAAGACCCAAAGTAGGTCTGCTTTCCAACGGAGAAGAAGACAAGAAAGGAAATTCAGTCACCTTGAAAGCCTTCGAGTTATTGAGAAAGCTGCCGATCGAATTTGTCGGAAACGTGGAGGGCAGGGACCTATACGGCGGAGGGCGCGATGTGGACGTGGTGGTGTGCGACGGTTTTATCGGAAACATTGTCCTGAAGGCGACAGAGGGATTATCCAAATCCATCTTTAACGTTTTAAGAGAGAGCATCGCGCAGTCGAGTTTGGCGCAGACAGGCGCTCTTCTCCTGAAACCTACGTTCACCGCGATCAAGAAACGTTTGGATTATGCGGAATACGGGGGAGCCCTCCTGCTTGGGGTCGACGGAATCTGCCTGATCGGGCATGGTTCCTCCAGTGCTCATGCGGTTCGCAGTGCGATCCGAGTCGTGACGGAGTGCGCAGAACGGAATGTTAACTGGAGAATTACGGAAAGTATTAAGGAATATGGAATTGGGTAA